The Chloroflexota bacterium genome includes a region encoding these proteins:
- the hslU gene encoding ATP-dependent protease ATPase subunit HslU: MGNLTPKNIVQELDKYIIGQQEAKKAVAIALCNRERRRKLPPQIRSDVVPKNILMIGPTGVGKTEIARRLAAMIDAPFIKVEATKFTEVGYVGRDVESIIHDLIEVSASNIYHEELKQIESNAENLATERLVGYLCQQLAQRGKQAAEKGQQVPGGVSKASKRSPPVWQGGGRATITRERLTKLLASHKLEDQFVEIEVGDSELTVSLFDPRLDTDLEDDNLFNEMYRNARSQNGQRKRKVRVKEARRILIREEANKLLDFDQVVEQAVNKVEEDGLVFIDEIDKICGPKMDMGRDVSGEGVQRDLLPLLEGTTVMTRYGPVKTDHILFVAAGTFSQNKPSELIPELQGRFPLRVELSPLSQHDLEMILVEPRNSLTKQYEALLATEGLTLTFTEDGIREIARLAVLMNERTESIGARRLFTIIERLVEDLSFTASERRGEQVTIDASYVLQQVGSLIRDENLSRYIL; the protein is encoded by the coding sequence TTGGGTAATTTGACGCCTAAGAATATTGTTCAAGAGTTAGATAAGTATATTATCGGTCAGCAAGAGGCAAAGAAGGCGGTAGCCATTGCCCTGTGTAATCGCGAGAGACGCAGGAAACTGCCGCCACAGATTCGCTCCGATGTCGTTCCCAAGAACATTCTGATGATAGGACCGACAGGAGTAGGAAAAACAGAAATAGCACGCCGGTTGGCAGCAATGATAGATGCTCCATTCATCAAGGTTGAGGCAACCAAGTTTACTGAGGTCGGCTATGTGGGCCGCGATGTAGAATCTATCATCCATGACCTCATAGAGGTAAGTGCCAGTAATATCTACCACGAAGAATTGAAGCAGATAGAGAGTAACGCAGAGAATTTGGCCACAGAAAGGCTCGTGGGTTATTTATGTCAACAGCTGGCACAACGGGGCAAGCAAGCTGCGGAGAAAGGTCAGCAAGTCCCTGGCGGTGTTTCTAAAGCATCAAAGCGTTCCCCGCCGGTCTGGCAGGGAGGAGGAAGGGCTACAATAACGCGTGAGAGACTGACCAAGCTTCTGGCCAGCCATAAACTGGAAGACCAGTTCGTCGAGATTGAAGTGGGTGATTCAGAACTGACAGTATCACTATTCGATCCCCGTTTGGATACAGACTTAGAAGATGACAACCTTTTCAACGAAATGTACAGAAACGCAAGAAGCCAAAACGGACAACGGAAGCGCAAGGTCCGGGTTAAAGAAGCAAGACGTATACTTATCAGAGAGGAGGCTAACAAGCTGCTTGATTTCGACCAAGTCGTAGAACAGGCTGTAAACAAGGTAGAGGAAGATGGCTTGGTATTCATCGATGAAATTGATAAAATCTGTGGCCCTAAGATGGATATGGGGAGAGATGTATCCGGGGAGGGAGTACAACGCGACTTGCTTCCGCTGCTGGAGGGCACGACAGTGATGACACGCTATGGTCCGGTGAAGACAGACCATATACTCTTTGTCGCCGCCGGTACCTTCTCGCAGAACAAACCATCAGAACTCATACCTGAACTTCAAGGCCGCTTCCCTTTAAGGGTGGAACTTAGTCCGCTGAGCCAGCACGATCTGGAGATGATTCTGGTAGAACCTCGTAACTCCTTGACTAAGCAGTACGAAGCACTACTGGCTACAGAGGGGCTCACTCTTACCTTCACTGAAGATGGAATTAGAGAGATAGCCCGTTTAGCAGTATTAATGAATGAGCGAACAGAGAGTATCGGCGCTCGGCGACTATTCACCATAATCGAAAGGTTAGTGGAAGACTTGAGCTTCACAGCCTCAGAGAGAAGGGGTGAGCAGGTAACAATAGATGCTAGCTACGTCCTGCAGCAGGTGGGAAGCCTGATCAGGGACGAGAATCTTAGCAGGTATATCTTGTGA
- the rpsB gene encoding 30S ribosomal protein S2 has translation MTQQATTNAVSVKLLLESGAHFGHQVGRWNPKMKKYIFIERNGIHILNLELTIALLEKACRFVTDLASNGGDILFVGTKKQAQEAIEQESKRCGMPYVNQRWIGGMLTNFNVIQTRVDYLVHLEDQRTRGFFHRLPKKEVLKLERTIQRLNHQMGSFKEMTKFPSAVFIIDPSKERIAVAEAKHLGVPIVAIVDTNCNPDEIDYPIPSNDDAVRAVKLMCSRMAEAVIEGKRILEKAEQEGAEMAGEEAIESLASLTFVPEEEKRRGDFSDLDKGVTG, from the coding sequence ATGACACAACAGGCTACTACAAACGCAGTTTCCGTCAAATTGTTATTGGAGTCAGGGGCCCACTTTGGACACCAGGTTGGCCGGTGGAACCCCAAGATGAAGAAATACATCTTCATTGAGCGCAATGGTATTCACATTCTCAACCTGGAACTGACCATAGCGTTGCTGGAAAAAGCGTGCAGGTTTGTCACAGACCTGGCCTCTAATGGAGGGGACATCCTCTTCGTAGGCACGAAAAAGCAAGCCCAAGAGGCGATTGAGCAAGAATCTAAACGATGTGGCATGCCATACGTCAACCAGAGGTGGATTGGTGGTATGCTTACCAACTTCAATGTTATTCAAACGCGTGTTGATTATCTTGTCCACCTGGAAGACCAGAGGACAAGGGGATTCTTCCATCGGTTGCCCAAGAAAGAGGTATTAAAGTTAGAAAGAACTATCCAACGACTAAACCACCAGATGGGTAGCTTCAAGGAAATGACCAAGTTCCCCAGCGCTGTTTTTATTATTGACCCATCCAAAGAAAGGATTGCAGTAGCTGAGGCAAAGCATTTGGGAGTCCCCATTGTGGCCATCGTGGATACTAACTGCAATCCCGATGAAATTGATTACCCCATCCCATCCAATGACGACGCAGTAAGGGCAGTGAAGCTTATGTGCAGCAGGATGGCTGAGGCTGTGATCGAGGGGAAAAGAATCTTAGAGAAAGCAGAACAAGAAGGCGCAGAGATGGCTGGAGAGGAAGCGATTGAATCACTTGCCTCATTAACCTTTGTTCCTGAGGAGGAAAAGCGTCGTGGAGATTTCAGTGACCTTGATAAAGGAGTTACGGGATAA
- a CDS encoding elongation factor Ts: MECKHALQEAAGDLDKACGILQERGLAKAEKKMDRVALQGLIEAYVHPGGRLGAMVELNCESDFVAQTNEFKALAHDLALQVAASAPQFISPEEIPQGADLNPEEVCLLAQPFIKDQGRRISDIIADVSAKVGEKVAVSRFIRFELCK; encoded by the coding sequence ATGGAGTGCAAGCATGCTCTTCAGGAAGCTGCAGGCGACCTGGATAAGGCATGTGGGATTTTGCAGGAAAGAGGCCTAGCTAAAGCAGAAAAGAAGATGGACCGTGTCGCCCTCCAAGGGCTAATCGAGGCATATGTCCATCCCGGGGGACGATTAGGGGCCATGGTTGAGTTGAATTGCGAGAGCGACTTCGTCGCCCAGACCAATGAATTCAAGGCTCTAGCCCATGACCTGGCACTACAGGTTGCAGCTAGTGCCCCACAGTTCATCTCCCCTGAGGAGATTCCTCAAGGGGCGGACCTGAATCCCGAGGAGGTTTGCCTTTTAGCTCAACCATTCATTAAGGATCAGGGAAGAAGAATCTCAGATATCATTGCCGACGTCTCAGCCAAGGTTGGTGAAAAGGTAGCCGTAAGCAGGTTTATCAGATTCGAGCTTTGTAAGTAG